The following proteins come from a genomic window of Lineus longissimus chromosome 18, tnLinLong1.2, whole genome shotgun sequence:
- the LOC135502164 gene encoding oligoribonuclease, mitochondrial-like has translation MIVPFISLLRGLSSSLGVGRYCTMATIPKRAKPGPGHGEDRLIWVDCEMTGLDINICHLIEAACLITDKDLNIVATGPELIIHQPDEIMDNMNPWCKDHHGESGLTAAVKASKISLKQAEMELLSFVREHTPQGVCPLAGNSVHADKKFLDKYMPDLMKHFHYRIVDVSTIKELCKRWYPEHYKNAPQKKLSHRAMDDIRESIAELRYYQRAIFIPSNHHPSGIGER, from the exons ATGATCGTGCCCTTTATCTCGCTTTTGCGTGGACTTTCTTCATCTCTTGGCGTGGGTCGTTATTGCACGATGGCAACAATTCCAAAGAGGGCTAAGCCAGGGCCTGGACACGGCGAAGACAGATTGATTTGGGTGGATTGTGAG ATGACTGGGCTGGATATCAACATCTGTCACCTCATCGAAGCAGCCTGCCTCATCACGGATAAAGACTTAAACATTGTGGCGACAGGTCCAGAGCTCATCATACACCAGCCAGATGAGATCATGGACAACATGAACCCATGGTGCAAAGATCATCACGGAGAG TCAGGACTCACTGCAGCAGTGAAGGCGAGTAAAATTAGTCTCAAGCAAGCTGAAATGGAACTACTGTCATTCGTGCGAGAACATACACCCCAAGGTGTCTGCCCCCTTGCTGGTAATTCTGTCCACGCCGACAAGAAGTTCTTGGACAAATATATGCCAGACCTCATGAAGCACTTTCACTACAGAATAGTTGATGTCAGTACTATCAAGGAGCTTTGTAAGAGGTGGTATCCGGAACATTATAAAAATGCACCACAGAAGAAACTCTCACACAG GGCCATGGATGACATCAGAGAAAGCATCGCTGAGCTAAGATACTATCAGAGAGCAATATTTATTCCAAGCAACCATCATCCAAGTGGCATTGGTGAGCGATGA